Genomic window (Acropora muricata isolate sample 2 chromosome 11, ASM3666990v1, whole genome shotgun sequence):
TCTTGCTGTGGAGGAGAAGAAAATTCACGTCCATCGTAGCATGTTGGCATTGTGGTCACCCGTGTTCGCGAAGATGTTTACGGCTCAGTTCAAGGAACAAACAGCGGATGAAATTCCACTTCCAGAAAAGAAGGCCTCTGAAATCAAAGAGATGCTTCAGGTGATTTATCCTACTATCGGAAAAGAAGTCCATGAAGGCAACTACTTGTTCCTTTTGAATCTTGCTAAAGAATACATGATGACGAAGCTCACCAAGAAATGCGAAATTTTCCTGGTGGGAAAATTACAGAATTCGCATTGCTTAGAATACCTTGATGTCGCACAAGCTTATGAACTGAAAGAATTAGAAGAAGCATGTATTAAAAAAGCCAAAAGTGAAAGCTTTGGCGTGCTGAAAAGGCACAGAGTGTACGAGGAAATCAATTATTCCAACTATAGAGCTCTAGCAGAAGCGAAGCTGACTGAGATGGAAAACACACTCGCTAATATGAAGAATGAAAATGAGCGATTAAGCGGCCAAGTGGAGTTGCTAAACGATCAAGGGGACGATGCGCGGAGGGACTTCGAAAATTTGTTGTCTAATATTGCCTTTAACATGGGATTCACCGATATTTCTGAAACCATAGAAAGGAAATTGCACCACATTCGAACCACAGCTGATCAACAGTTCAACATGCTGCACGGCCCGCTGAATACTCTGTGGACATCGCTCAAACAAATAAGTACAAAAAAGCCTAATTACGTCAATGTTCTGCGAGCACAGTTGTTTTAGCACGCTCGGCTTAAAGGTAGCACGGGCCAAAGACGTTTCTATTCAACTTTTCATCTGTACTGTTGTTACTCAAAGTAACTTGGCACAGGAAACTTTTAGTGTATGTCGAGACACCAAGCAGAGCCtctaatttattattaaacGGTAACACGTTTTCTATTGGTTGGcgttatttgtattttttttgctgtatgactGATTTTTACCAACTTTGCACTTATCTGCATGAATATAGTAATAAATACGTAAATTATTGATTTGATCCTATTTAGGACACTGAGACATGTTGGGGGAGGGGGTAGAATTtctaattattgtaatatgcCACTTTTATCTATATTCTTTTACACTGAGGATCCCTTTCATGTGAAATGCGTCTAATTATTCTGTTTTGACAATGTCACAccatttatttcttattttctctttccAAACCAATAGTAAGTTATATACAGTGGTTGACTTTCTGCTTAACTTTTTTCCCCATAATTTAGAAATAGCTTCAGTCAGCCATCTTATGAGCCTTGAGTATAAAAAGAACAATTCATGACGAACTGTCTGTTACAGCAAGCAAACATCAAGGCCAAAATAGTTGTCAAGATTGGGTGCAACGAAAATATTTGAGGTCAACGATGATGGGGATTCCTTATAGAGACCTTTCTTATTTGATTTCTAATAATTGTTTACAAAAGTTTTAAACAATCTTGTAAACTGAAAATGATACCTCAAAACACTGAATAAGATCATAGAACACTGTAATATCAATACACATGATGTAGAATAACAAATAActacaaaataacaatatgTCATTCAAACTTACAAACATGAATCAAATCAAGTGACTAAGAACTTAATAAAAAAGGTGTAAAACAAGACACAGCTGCATTCACTCAGGCTTTTGTTGGAAATagattctttgtgtgtgtgtgtttcaTGTTACTTACAGgcaagaataatttttttgcaagtGCTGAAGTGTTGTAATATAACCATGAAGTGAGTTGCATTGTAATAGACTGGTAATCATAATTTCACTTTTCATCTTTGaagctgctttttttttcttcatacaaATCATCAGGTAAAGGTTCAGCTACAATAGCACTGTCTGTCAAAAACTGACCAATGTTGAATCTACATACCATGTGTTTATATTTTCTGCATGACTTGCTATGACAATATGACAAATTCATGCAATCTAGGGTTTATATCTATGTCCCATAGGTATGCTTCTTCATGTTCGTCAATATAATCTACATACACTTGCTTAGTATTGTGTGTTAGTTTTGGGAAGTCAGATGTCCCTATTAATGCACACAGATAAGTGAGGTGAGCCTTTGCCTTTGGAATTCAATACATAAATGATAAAGCATAGTAAACAATCTTGCCAATAGGATTTACATTAGCAAAATGGTACAGggataataattgttattgtcaCAGACACCTGTAACTAATATGTGGACAAAAACTCatttttcaatagtttttgGAGTTATGTTTCCACTGACACTGGGTGTTCATTAatcttaaatgttttttataTATTCTTTTACTATGAGCTCATTTGACCAAATCCCTTTATTTGGTGATCAATAAAGATCAAAAAGGCAAGTTTAATTCCAACTTTTCAGTTTTGCTGTTACATTTTTCATAACAATAAGTTATCATGTTTCTTAATATTCACAAATGaatcttgatatttttttctcctCCATTCCGACTGACTGAAGTGATTCTTATTGGAGAGTTCCAGAAGCACCCAAAACAGCATTCCAGAGAGCACATCTACTACATCTTCAATGGCAGccctaaaaattaatgttaattcACATGCAAGACTCTTTAGACACAGAAAGGTAAATTTCTAGACAAAAAATTTACTTCATGTGATCAAAAACAGTATAACTCTATTGCATAGTTTAATGTTATTCTAGTTTTGTCAGTATAAATACTGTGTGAGAAACGATTTTTTGCGTAGAATTATGCCTTTCTGAGGAGGTCCTGTTGATGTGTCTGAATGGCTTTAAGTGCTCTCAGAATGCAGGAAAATTGCATTCTGAGAGCACTAAATTTCAAATATTCCTGGGGGACCATGCCCAAGAACTCCCTAGTTGAGTTGGTGCAAATCACTCACGTAAAATCCAAGAAAAGGCGTTTTAAAGTGGTTCCGCTGGTTCCATGGATTCCCGAGGTTCCACTGTTCCTTGTTTTAGTATCGAACAAACTTGTTTTGCGTTAGTGAAATAGAATAGattcaaataataacaataaaaaaagagaCGTATAGCCTTGGTTGAAACTTTTTAAAGTGAATAAGACGCCTTCTTAAAGAAATGAGTGCAAAATGCAGCCATTGTCAGACAATTAAACATTATCGTAATCActgatttctttgagtttttcatGAAGGCGATCAAACGGAACAAACAGACTTCCGCGGTTTCGATTGAGCCATCTCAACTTGGAATCCATTCTTGCGTTGACTCTGTCTGTGTTGCCCAGGTCGATTAAAGTAGCATCAGTGAGTTTTTCCAATTCATCTAGAGCTTCTCCCCCGCAATCTTTCAAGAATTCGACATTGTTTTTAAGAGCTTGTATTTTGAAATCCTTGTCAAGAATGTCACTCTCCATCTTTGTCATCTGCGCTTCCACTATTGTCTGAAAGTTGGAATGTTTTATTTTCCTGTACAAGGCATTCCTCTTCAGCTGGTCAAAGCTCATAAGTTTGGCTTGTTCTATGCATGCTTTTTCCAACTCCTTCATGCCATAAGCTTCTGCAGCAGAAAGGAGGCTTAAGCAGTCGTATTTCAACTCCTCTAATTCGCCTAACAGGAAACGTTCGCATTTGTTGGTGAGCTTCGTCATCATGTACTCTTTGGCAAGTTCTagtagaaaaaaacaattggtTGTGTGGACTTCTTTATCGAAAATTGGATAAATTACCCGCAGCATCTCTTTAAATTCAGCAGCCTTTTTTCCTGGAAGTGGGATTTTATCAGCTTTTTGTTCTTTGAACTGCGCTGTAAACATTGACGAGAATACGGGAGACCACATTGCCAACATGCTACGATGAACGTGAAATGTTTCTCCCCCCACAACAAGGACGACATCGCTGAACTGCCATGGCTTGGAAAAGTCGGCTGAAGCTTCGTTTAAAGCG
Coding sequences:
- the LOC136889801 gene encoding BTB and MATH domain-containing protein 36-like, with product MSGSNLQDSDAALNEASADFSKPWQFSDVVLVVGGETFHVHRSMLAMWSPVFSSMFTAQFKEQKADKIPLPGKKAAEFKEMLRVIYPIFDKEVHTTNCFFLLELAKEYMMTKLTNKCERFLLGELEELKYDCLSLLSAAEAYGMKELEKACIEQAKLMSFDQLKRNALYRKIKHSNFQTIVEAQMTKMESDILDKDFKIQALKNNVEFLKDCGGEALDELEKLTDATLIDLGNTDRVNARMDSKLRWLNRNRGSLFVPFDRLHEKLKEISDYDNV
- the LOC136889800 gene encoding BTB and MATH domain-containing protein 36-like, encoding MLFSEEEAAAASREDLQDFSEPWLLSDVVLAVEEKKIHVHRSMLALWSPVFAKMFTAQFKEQTADEIPLPEKKASEIKEMLQVIYPTIGKEVHEGNYLFLLNLAKEYMMTKLTKKCEIFLVGKLQNSHCLEYLDVAQAYELKELEEACIKKAKSESFGVLKRHRVYEEINYSNYRALAEAKLTEMENTLANMKNENERLSGQVELLNDQGDDARRDFENLLSNIAFNMGFTDISETIERKLHHIRTTADQQFNMLHGPLNTLWTSLKQISTKKPNYVNVLRAQLF